One Pseudomonas tolaasii NCPPB 2192 genomic window carries:
- a CDS encoding beta-galactosidase → MIRTLPALFALLFAAPLMAAPAGQQTLFNFVRPADVVKVATQDASLPQYNAEQTPEGEVLRRITFNPAAEPSLVLSPQTGTWDWSQSGAMSLRIQSAMDWALTLYVKVQSTDGKTLTSRIDLPAGPAQTLLIPLQANSPLSQGMKAGPPMPIIVDGQRVLLGNSAGDVDRSQVASVTLSMIKPNAAQSILLERFGVQDIEPAMKAAYSELVDAYGQSTRARWPEKVSSDDQLKAAATKEQQQLKGWLAERDKSSLDQYGGWNKGPAFEASGFFRTEKRDGRWYLVTPQGHPFYSLGVNTVAPDNNQTYVAGREWMFSALPKSGEPFDKYYGSSDNRGGNGADQGRGFNVGRWYDFYGANLQRTYGGEGFDQKRWVTHTLDRLQAWGFNTVGNWSDEALASADRVPYTLPLSIVGDYASISTGTDWWGGMPDPFDPRFAMATERAVAIAARDHRDDPWLIGYFADNELAWAGPGDDPKSRYALAYGTLRMTTDVPAKRAFLKQLRDKYRNEEGISRAWGIHLSGWELMEDPGFVPPMPSPEHPEIEADFKYFQKTFADAYFKTISDSLKWHAPNQLLLGGRYAVSTPEAVESCAQYCDVLSFNMYTLKPQDGYDFAALRALDKPVLITEFNFGSADRGPFWGGVTQLAREEDRGAAYGNFLKQAMAEPSIVGVHWFQYLDQPVTGRLLDGENGHFGLVGITDVPFQGFVDSVRKSNLATVDQLGKEAEKAKAASAVRESENGKAGRDGKGAGQGAGHAGGHSGNGH, encoded by the coding sequence ATGATTCGCACGCTGCCCGCCCTTTTTGCCCTGTTGTTCGCCGCGCCGCTGATGGCCGCGCCCGCCGGGCAACAAACGTTGTTCAACTTCGTCCGGCCTGCCGATGTGGTCAAGGTGGCGACCCAGGACGCCAGCCTGCCGCAATACAACGCAGAACAAACTCCGGAAGGTGAAGTGCTGCGCCGCATCACCTTCAACCCGGCCGCCGAGCCGAGCCTGGTGCTCAGCCCGCAAACCGGCACCTGGGACTGGTCGCAATCAGGCGCCATGAGCCTGCGCATCCAGAGCGCCATGGATTGGGCGCTGACCCTCTACGTCAAGGTGCAGAGCACCGACGGCAAAACCCTGACCAGTCGCATCGACTTGCCGGCCGGCCCGGCGCAAACCCTGTTGATTCCGCTGCAAGCCAATTCGCCGCTGAGCCAGGGCATGAAGGCGGGCCCGCCGATGCCCATCATCGTTGACGGCCAGCGCGTGTTGCTGGGCAACAGCGCCGGGGATGTCGACCGCAGCCAGGTGGCGTCGGTCACCCTGTCCATGATCAAGCCCAATGCCGCGCAAAGCATCCTGCTGGAGCGCTTCGGGGTGCAGGACATCGAGCCGGCCATGAAAGCGGCGTACAGCGAACTGGTGGATGCTTATGGCCAGTCCACCCGTGCGCGCTGGCCGGAAAAAGTCAGCAGCGACGACCAACTCAAGGCTGCCGCCACCAAGGAGCAACAACAGCTCAAAGGCTGGCTGGCTGAGCGTGACAAGTCTTCGCTGGACCAATACGGCGGCTGGAACAAAGGCCCGGCGTTCGAGGCCAGCGGCTTTTTCCGCACCGAAAAGCGTGACGGTCGCTGGTACCTGGTGACGCCGCAAGGCCATCCGTTCTACTCCCTCGGCGTAAATACCGTTGCACCAGACAACAACCAGACCTACGTGGCAGGCCGTGAATGGATGTTCAGCGCATTGCCCAAATCGGGTGAACCGTTCGACAAGTACTACGGCAGCAGCGACAACCGGGGCGGCAACGGTGCCGATCAGGGCCGGGGCTTCAACGTAGGGCGCTGGTATGACTTTTACGGCGCCAACCTGCAACGCACCTACGGCGGCGAAGGTTTCGACCAGAAACGCTGGGTGACCCACACCCTCGACCGCCTGCAAGCCTGGGGTTTCAACACCGTGGGCAACTGGAGCGACGAGGCGCTGGCCAGCGCCGACCGTGTGCCTTACACCTTGCCGCTGTCGATCGTCGGTGATTACGCCAGCATCAGCACCGGCACCGACTGGTGGGGCGGCATGCCCGACCCGTTTGACCCGCGTTTCGCCATGGCCACCGAACGCGCCGTGGCCATCGCCGCCCGCGACCACCGCGATGACCCGTGGCTGATCGGCTATTTTGCCGACAACGAACTGGCTTGGGCCGGGCCGGGCGACGACCCGAAATCCCGCTACGCCCTGGCCTACGGTACGTTGCGCATGACCACCGATGTGCCGGCCAAGCGTGCCTTCCTCAAGCAATTACGCGACAAGTACCGCAACGAAGAAGGCATTTCCCGGGCCTGGGGCATCCATTTGTCGGGTTGGGAGTTGATGGAAGATCCGGGCTTCGTGCCGCCGATGCCAAGCCCCGAGCATCCGGAAATCGAAGCCGACTTCAAATACTTCCAGAAGACCTTCGCCGACGCCTACTTCAAGACCATCTCCGATTCGCTGAAATGGCACGCGCCAAACCAACTGTTGCTGGGCGGCCGCTATGCCGTCAGTACCCCGGAGGCCGTGGAATCCTGCGCGCAGTATTGCGATGTGCTGAGTTTCAACATGTACACCCTCAAGCCGCAGGACGGTTATGACTTCGCCGCTCTGCGTGCGCTGGACAAGCCGGTGCTGATCACCGAGTTCAACTTCGGCTCGGCAGACCGTGGCCCGTTCTGGGGCGGCGTGACGCAATTGGCTCGCGAAGAAGATCGTGGCGCGGCTTACGGCAACTTCCTCAAGCAGGCCATGGCCGAGCCGTCGATTGTCGGTGTGCATTGGTTCCAATACCTCGACCAGCCAGTGACCGGGCGCCTGCTGGACGGTGAAAACGGCCACTTCGGCCTGGTCGGCATCACCGATGTGCCGTTTCAGGGGTTTGTCGACAGCGTGCGCAAAAGCAATCTGGCAACGGTCGATCAGTTAGGTAAAGAGGCGGAAAAAGCCAAGGCCGCCAGCGCGGTGCGTGAAAGCGAAAACGGCAAGGCCGGGCGCGACGGCAAAGGTGCGGGGCAGGGCGCCGGGCATGCGGGCGGGCACTCCGGAAATGGCCATTGA
- a CDS encoding EstA family serine hydrolase → MQIQGHYELQFEAVREAFAALFDDPQERGAGLCIQIGGQTVVDLWAGTADKDGAEAWHSDTIVNLFSCTKTFTAVTALQLVAEGKLKLDAPVADYWPEFAAAGKEAITLRQLLCHQAGLPAIREMLPAEALYDWPLMVDTLAAEAPWWTPGEGHGYEAITYGWLVGELLRRADGRGPGESIVARVARPLGLDFHVGLADEEFHRVAHIARSKGNMGDEAAQRLLQVMMREPAAMTTRAFANPPSILTSTNKPEWRRMQQPAANGHGNARSLAGFYSGLLDGSLLESDMLEQLTREHSIGPDKTLLTQTRFGLGCMLDQPQLPNATFGLGPRAFGHPGAGGSVGFADPEHDVAFGFVTNTLGPYVLMDPRAQKLVGILAGCL, encoded by the coding sequence GTGCAGATTCAGGGTCATTACGAGCTCCAGTTCGAAGCGGTACGTGAGGCATTTGCCGCACTGTTCGATGACCCGCAAGAGCGTGGCGCCGGGTTGTGCATCCAGATCGGCGGCCAGACCGTCGTCGACCTGTGGGCCGGTACCGCCGACAAGGACGGCGCCGAAGCCTGGCACAGCGACACTATCGTCAACCTGTTTTCCTGCACCAAGACGTTTACGGCCGTCACGGCCCTGCAATTGGTGGCTGAGGGCAAGTTAAAACTTGATGCGCCGGTCGCCGACTACTGGCCCGAATTCGCCGCGGCGGGCAAGGAAGCCATCACCCTGCGCCAACTGTTGTGCCATCAGGCCGGGTTGCCGGCGATCCGTGAAATGCTGCCCGCCGAAGCGCTGTACGACTGGCCGTTGATGGTCGACACCCTAGCGGCCGAGGCCCCATGGTGGACGCCGGGCGAAGGGCATGGTTACGAGGCCATCACGTACGGCTGGCTGGTTGGCGAGTTGTTGCGTCGCGCCGACGGGCGCGGGCCGGGAGAATCCATCGTGGCACGGGTCGCACGGCCTCTGGGGCTGGACTTTCATGTCGGGCTGGCGGACGAAGAGTTTCATCGTGTCGCTCATATAGCGCGCAGCAAAGGCAATATGGGCGATGAAGCCGCGCAACGTTTATTGCAAGTAATGATGCGTGAACCTGCGGCAATGACGACCCGTGCATTTGCCAACCCACCGTCTATTCTGACCAGCACTAATAAGCCTGAATGGCGACGCATGCAGCAGCCGGCGGCAAATGGTCACGGTAACGCACGCAGTCTCGCGGGTTTTTATAGCGGTTTGTTGGACGGTAGTTTGCTGGAAAGCGACATGCTCGAACAATTGACGCGCGAACACAGTATCGGGCCGGATAAAACTTTATTGACTCAAACCCGTTTCGGTTTGGGTTGCATGTTGGACCAGCCGCAATTGCCCAATGCCACGTTCGGCCTTGGCCCGCGTGCATTTGGGCATCCCGGGGCGGGTGGCTCGGTGGGCTTTGCCGACCCGGAACATGATGTAGCGTTCGGGTTTGTGACTAATACACTGGGGCCGTATGTACTTATGGACCCGCGTGCGCAGAAGTTGGTCGGAATATTGGCCGGTTGTCTGTAA
- a CDS encoding OmpA family protein, which translates to MLSNKSLALALCLTITGCAQTPQNDADGGHWWSFGSDKAATKDAVTQTDAKPDAKPDAKPAAGAKPAAPVAAAAATPAPAPAAAAPAPVAKAETGSSWWPFSSKSADEKAADAKADLKADLKAATPAPAADAAPAVAKTDTDTKWWWPFESKPKPLAKVDVTNVPMPDPKITQAWLDDYEPRLRAAIKDSNLQLERRENVLVVIAPVDGSYNPKRPAMLLPVTLGPFTRVAKAVEGDPKTAVLVLGHVDTNGAEPVSQALTRERAQSIASIFSLSGLKQDRLMMRGMGDLMPRAANDSTQGRALNRRMEIMFTQRTTMLALLNKYNSGKPPVAEMVAVQTAPAPVPAPAAKKAAPAKKAPAKKAAAKPAAKKAAAKPAAKKAAPKADAAATNDQAKN; encoded by the coding sequence ATGTTATCGAACAAGTCCTTGGCACTGGCGCTGTGCCTCACTATTACCGGTTGCGCACAAACTCCACAAAATGATGCCGACGGCGGGCATTGGTGGTCATTTGGCTCCGACAAGGCTGCCACCAAGGACGCAGTGACCCAAACCGACGCGAAGCCGGATGCCAAGCCGGACGCCAAACCCGCCGCCGGAGCCAAACCTGCCGCCCCGGTGGCTGCCGCCGCTGCGACTCCAGCCCCAGCCCCGGCTGCCGCCGCGCCTGCCCCGGTAGCCAAAGCCGAAACCGGCTCCAGCTGGTGGCCGTTCTCCTCCAAAAGCGCCGATGAAAAAGCCGCCGACGCCAAGGCTGACCTGAAAGCCGACCTCAAGGCCGCAACCCCTGCGCCAGCTGCGGATGCCGCGCCGGCTGTCGCCAAGACCGACACTGATACCAAATGGTGGTGGCCGTTCGAAAGCAAGCCAAAGCCACTGGCCAAGGTCGACGTGACCAACGTGCCGATGCCTGACCCGAAAATCACCCAGGCCTGGCTCGACGACTATGAGCCGCGCCTGCGCGCCGCCATCAAGGACAGCAACCTGCAACTGGAACGCCGTGAAAACGTGCTGGTGGTGATCGCCCCGGTAGACGGCTCCTACAACCCTAAACGCCCGGCCATGCTGTTGCCGGTGACCCTGGGCCCGTTCACTCGCGTCGCCAAGGCTGTTGAAGGCGACCCGAAAACCGCCGTGCTGGTACTCGGCCACGTGGACACCAACGGTGCCGAGCCGGTGAGCCAGGCGCTGACCCGTGAGCGCGCGCAGTCCATCGCGTCGATTTTCAGCCTCAGCGGCTTGAAGCAGGACCGCCTGATGATGCGCGGCATGGGTGACCTGATGCCACGTGCCGCCAACGACAGCACCCAGGGTCGCGCGCTGAACCGCCGTATGGAAATCATGTTCACCCAGCGCACCACCATGCTGGCCTTGCTGAACAAGTACAACTCGGGCAAACCACCGGTTGCCGAGATGGTTGCCGTGCAGACTGCCCCGGCCCCTGTACCGGCCCCGGCCGCGAAGAAAGCCGCTCCAGCGAAAAAGGCACCGGCCAAGAAAGCCGCCGCCAAGCCTGCCGCCAAAAAAGCCGCTGCCAAACCGGCCGCGAAAAAAGCTGCACCGAAGGCCGATGCAGCCGCCACGAACGACCAGGCCAAAAACTGA
- the pdxH gene encoding pyridoxamine 5'-phosphate oxidase, translating into MTQALADMRRDYTRDGLSEAQAPSEPFALFHQWFGDAVKTEQPPVEANAMTLATVDQEGRPHCRILLLKGLDAQGFTFFTNYQSAKGEQLAARPFAAMTFFWPTLERQVRIEGRVVKVTPQESNAYYQVRPLGSRLGAWASPQSKVIRDREELHDLLKATEQRFSDSQPDCPEHWGGYRLLPERIEFWQGRASRLHDRLNYRLDAGEWTRERLAP; encoded by the coding sequence ATGACCCAGGCACTGGCCGATATGCGCCGTGACTACACACGGGACGGTTTGAGCGAGGCACAAGCCCCGAGCGAGCCGTTTGCGTTGTTCCACCAATGGTTTGGCGACGCGGTGAAAACCGAACAGCCGCCGGTGGAGGCCAATGCCATGACGCTGGCGACCGTCGACCAGGAGGGGCGCCCGCACTGCCGCATCCTGTTGCTTAAAGGTCTGGATGCACAGGGTTTTACCTTCTTTACCAACTATCAGAGTGCCAAGGGCGAACAGCTCGCGGCACGGCCGTTCGCGGCGATGACTTTCTTCTGGCCGACCCTGGAGCGCCAGGTGCGCATCGAGGGTCGGGTGGTCAAGGTCACGCCGCAAGAGTCGAATGCTTATTACCAGGTGCGCCCGCTGGGCAGTCGCCTGGGCGCCTGGGCTTCGCCGCAAAGCAAGGTCATTCGTGACCGCGAAGAGCTGCACGACCTGCTCAAGGCCACCGAACAGCGTTTCAGCGATAGCCAACCCGATTGCCCTGAGCATTGGGGCGGTTACCGTCTGCTGCCCGAACGCATCGAGTTCTGGCAAGGCCGCGCCAGCCGCCTGCATGACCGCCTCAACTATCGTCTGGATGCAGGCGAATGGACGCGCGAGCGTCTGGCCCCCTGA
- a CDS encoding glycine zipper 2TM domain-containing protein, whose product MRKSVLLVACFTTLSLLLGGCASSLTGDSYSRDEARRVQTVRMGTIESLRPVKIEGTKTPIGGAAGAVIGGVGGSAIGGGRGSIVTAVIGAVAGGLLGSATEEGLTRTQGVEITVREDDGSMRAYVQAVQENEIFRIGDRVRIMTVNGTSRVTR is encoded by the coding sequence ATGCGTAAGTCCGTTTTACTGGTTGCCTGCTTTACCACCCTGTCGTTGCTGCTGGGTGGCTGCGCCTCGAGTCTGACCGGCGACTCGTACTCCCGTGACGAGGCGCGTCGTGTACAAACCGTTCGCATGGGTACCATCGAGTCCCTGCGCCCTGTGAAGATCGAAGGTACCAAGACCCCAATCGGCGGCGCTGCTGGCGCGGTCATCGGCGGCGTTGGCGGCAGCGCCATCGGCGGCGGTCGTGGCAGCATCGTTACCGCAGTGATCGGCGCCGTAGCCGGCGGCCTGCTGGGCTCGGCCACCGAAGAAGGCCTGACCCGTACCCAGGGCGTGGAAATCACCGTTCGTGAAGACGACGGCAGCATGCGCGCCTACGTCCAGGCGGTTCAAGAGAACGAAATCTTCCGCATTGGCGACCGTGTACGCATCATGACCGTCAACGGTACCAGCCGCGTTACCCGCTAA
- a CDS encoding methyl-accepting chemotaxis protein yields the protein MCFSPSDKPMFLRNIRIAARAFIGFAAIASLSVFLGLFALKQIGEVQSQAADIQNNWMQRVRLLALANASLDRFRLGEMAHILSSSDADMQTYEDKSAGRLKAVKEQLGQYATLLRTPDEKSRLEVFNQSLEGYAKNHTEMLKRSRSGDKAGARDFLNNIRESYEQMTKNFDQLIDLANKGAEQAGRTSEQAYQHAVSGIAIVIVLVSAGTVLVAWLLTRSITGPINEAVRVAETIAQGDLTQPITPTGNDEATRLLRAQETMRDNLVRTLRQITGSSSQLAAAAEQLNAVTAEGSRDLQQQHGEIQQAATAVTEMTTAIEDVARNAASTSDLSQESRSIALKGQQRMVEALNSIQALTRGVELSSGQVGGLAEQAKGIGKVLDVIRTIAEQTNLLALNAAIEAARAGEAGRGFAVVADEVRALAHRTAQSTQEIEQMIGSIQTNTASTVNTMLDSSTMTQQTLGLAELAQQALADILAANDEINDRNLVITTAAAEQADVARAVDRNLLNIQQLSVQSAEGSTQTTAASQSLASLAHELNTMVKHFQV from the coding sequence ATGTGTTTCAGCCCGAGCGACAAGCCCATGTTCCTGAGAAATATAAGAATCGCGGCCAGAGCCTTCATCGGCTTCGCCGCTATTGCGTCGCTGAGTGTGTTTCTTGGCCTGTTTGCGCTCAAACAGATTGGCGAGGTCCAGTCCCAGGCGGCGGACATTCAGAACAATTGGATGCAGCGCGTGCGGTTGTTGGCCTTGGCCAATGCTTCGCTTGACCGTTTCCGCCTGGGTGAAATGGCGCACATTTTGTCTTCGAGCGATGCCGACATGCAGACCTACGAGGACAAATCCGCCGGGCGCCTGAAAGCCGTCAAGGAACAACTGGGGCAATACGCCACGTTGCTGCGCACCCCGGATGAGAAGTCCCGGCTCGAGGTGTTCAACCAGAGCCTGGAGGGCTATGCGAAGAACCACACCGAGATGCTCAAGCGCTCGCGCTCGGGCGACAAGGCCGGCGCCCGCGACTTTCTCAACAACATCCGCGAAAGTTATGAGCAGATGACCAAGAATTTCGACCAGTTGATCGACCTCGCCAACAAAGGCGCAGAACAGGCTGGCCGAACGTCCGAACAGGCTTACCAACACGCGGTCAGCGGTATCGCGATCGTCATTGTGCTGGTGAGTGCCGGCACCGTGCTGGTGGCCTGGCTGCTGACCCGCAGCATCACCGGGCCGATCAACGAAGCGGTGCGTGTGGCCGAAACCATTGCCCAAGGCGATCTTACGCAACCCATTACACCAACAGGCAACGACGAAGCCACGCGCTTGCTCCGCGCCCAGGAAACCATGCGCGACAACCTGGTGCGAACCCTGCGGCAAATTACCGGTTCATCCAGCCAACTGGCGGCGGCAGCGGAACAACTGAATGCGGTGACCGCTGAGGGCAGTCGCGATCTGCAACAGCAACACGGAGAAATCCAGCAAGCCGCCACCGCTGTTACCGAGATGACCACGGCCATTGAAGACGTCGCGCGCAACGCGGCCTCGACTTCCGACTTGTCCCAGGAGTCGCGCAGCATCGCCCTTAAAGGCCAACAGCGCATGGTCGAAGCCTTGAATTCCATTCAGGCGCTGACCCGTGGGGTCGAACTCAGTTCCGGGCAGGTCGGTGGCCTGGCCGAACAGGCCAAAGGTATCGGCAAGGTGCTTGATGTAATCCGCACCATTGCCGAGCAGACCAACCTGCTGGCCCTGAATGCCGCCATCGAAGCCGCCCGCGCCGGGGAAGCCGGGCGTGGTTTTGCCGTGGTCGCCGACGAGGTGCGTGCCCTGGCCCATCGCACCGCTCAATCGACCCAGGAAATCGAGCAGATGATCGGCAGCATTCAGACCAACACCGCGAGCACCGTCAACACCATGCTCGACAGCAGCACCATGACCCAACAAACCCTGGGCCTGGCCGAACTGGCACAGCAGGCACTGGCCGATATTCTGGCGGCGAATGACGAGATCAACGACCGCAACCTGGTGATAACCACAGCGGCGGCGGAACAGGCTGATGTGGCACGGGCCGTGGATCGCAACTTGCTGAACATTCAGCAGTTGTCGGTGCAGTCGGCAGAAGGCTCGACGCAAACGACCGCCGCCTCGCAATCGCTGGCGAGCCTGGCGCACGAGCTGAATACGATGGTGAAGCACTTCCAGGTGTGA
- the nhaA gene encoding Na+/H+ antiporter NhaA, whose amino-acid sequence MPLRSTFTRFFQLEAASGLLLIAAAALALIINNSPLSHLYNAFLDVPVVAQIGALKIAKPALLWINDGLMALFFLLIGLEVKRELLDGHLSKPSQVVLPGAAAIGGMVVPALIYWALNKGNSAALAGWAIPMATDIAFALGVLALLGKRVPVSLKLFLMTLAIIDDLGAIIVIALFYSTDLSGASLAGAGACLIALIAMNRLGVIKLGPYLIIGLILWVCVLKSGVHATLAGVTLAFCIPMRTKNAEPSPLLTLEHALHPWVAYGILPLFAFANAGVSLTGVSLESFTHHVPLGIAAGLLIGKTIGVFGLTWVAVKTGLSALPSGANWGQVFGVAILCGIGFTMSLFVGSLAFVPGVSEFAGEDRMGILTGSILAACIGYAVTAMASRKQA is encoded by the coding sequence GTGCCTCTGCGTAGCACTTTCACCCGTTTCTTCCAGCTGGAAGCCGCCAGCGGTCTGTTGCTGATCGCCGCTGCCGCCCTGGCGCTGATCATCAACAACTCACCGTTGTCGCACCTGTACAACGCCTTTCTCGACGTGCCCGTGGTCGCCCAGATCGGCGCACTGAAAATCGCCAAACCCGCGTTGCTGTGGATCAACGACGGCCTGATGGCCCTGTTCTTCCTGCTGATCGGCCTTGAGGTCAAACGCGAGCTGCTCGACGGCCATTTGTCCAAACCGTCGCAAGTGGTGCTGCCCGGTGCAGCGGCCATTGGCGGCATGGTGGTGCCGGCGCTGATCTACTGGGCGCTGAACAAGGGCAACTCTGCGGCCCTCGCTGGCTGGGCCATCCCGATGGCCACCGATATTGCCTTCGCATTGGGTGTGCTGGCCTTGCTCGGCAAGCGCGTGCCGGTGTCGCTGAAACTGTTCCTGATGACCCTCGCGATCATTGACGACCTGGGCGCGATCATCGTGATTGCGCTGTTCTATTCCACTGACCTGTCCGGCGCTTCGCTGGCGGGTGCAGGCGCTTGCCTGATTGCGCTGATCGCGATGAACCGCCTGGGCGTGATCAAGCTCGGGCCGTACCTGATCATCGGTCTGATCCTGTGGGTGTGCGTGCTCAAGAGCGGCGTGCACGCAACGCTGGCCGGCGTGACACTGGCGTTCTGCATCCCGATGCGCACCAAAAATGCCGAGCCGTCACCGCTGTTGACACTTGAACACGCCCTGCACCCGTGGGTCGCCTACGGCATCCTGCCTCTGTTCGCCTTCGCCAATGCGGGCGTGTCCCTGACCGGCGTCAGCCTGGAAAGCTTCACCCATCACGTACCGTTGGGCATTGCTGCCGGCCTGTTGATCGGCAAGACCATTGGTGTCTTCGGCCTGACCTGGGTCGCAGTCAAAACCGGCCTCTCCGCGCTGCCCAGCGGCGCCAATTGGGGCCAGGTGTTCGGCGTGGCCATCCTCTGTGGCATCGGCTTCACCATGAGCCTGTTCGTCGGCTCACTGGCGTTTGTGCCGGGCGTCAGCGAATTTGCCGGTGAGGACCGCATGGGCATTCTGACCGGTTCCATACTGGCCGCCTGCATTGGTTACGCGGTCACGGCGATGGCCAGCCGCAAACAAGCCTGA
- a CDS encoding PLP-dependent cysteine synthase family protein, which yields MSDHRTWAREAIRIIEADFQRSADTHLIPLPLPGLPGIELYFKDESSHPTGSLKHRLARSLFLYALCNGWLKPGAPVIEASSGSTAVSEAYFARLLGLPFIAVMPATTSQAKIDQIACYGGRSHLVNDPTQIYAESERLAKESGGHFLDQFTYAERATDWRANNNIAESIFQQMRFEHFPEPSWLISSPGTGGTTATLGRYVRYRQHCTRVLCADAERSVFFDFYQTGDASLRLDCGSRIEGIGRPRVEASFLPQVIDAMVKVPDALSLAAMHYLAGRLGRRVGGSSGTNLIGALVAAQQMKAAGESGSIVAILCDGGERYATTYYDQAWLTAQGYELGSLIAAVAASVERGEPLPDSILRANI from the coding sequence ATGAGCGACCACCGTACCTGGGCCCGCGAAGCCATTCGCATCATCGAAGCGGACTTCCAGCGCAGCGCCGACACGCACCTGATTCCGTTGCCATTACCGGGGTTGCCGGGTATCGAGTTGTACTTCAAGGACGAGTCCAGTCACCCCACCGGCAGCCTGAAGCACCGGTTGGCCCGCTCGCTGTTTCTGTATGCCCTGTGCAATGGCTGGCTCAAACCGGGTGCACCGGTGATCGAGGCGTCCAGCGGTTCGACGGCGGTTTCCGAGGCGTACTTTGCGCGCCTGCTCGGCTTGCCGTTTATTGCGGTGATGCCGGCCACGACGTCCCAGGCGAAGATCGACCAGATCGCCTGCTACGGCGGCAGGAGTCATCTGGTAAACGATCCGACGCAGATCTACGCCGAATCCGAACGATTGGCGAAGGAAAGCGGCGGCCACTTCCTTGACCAATTCACTTACGCCGAGCGCGCCACCGACTGGCGGGCGAACAACAACATCGCCGAGTCGATCTTCCAGCAGATGCGTTTCGAGCATTTCCCCGAGCCGAGCTGGCTGATTTCAAGCCCCGGCACGGGTGGCACCACGGCGACCCTGGGGCGTTACGTGCGTTATCGCCAGCATTGCACTCGCGTGCTGTGCGCCGATGCCGAGCGCTCGGTGTTTTTCGACTTCTACCAGACCGGCGACGCCAGCCTGCGCCTGGACTGTGGTTCGCGCATCGAGGGCATCGGCCGCCCGCGGGTCGAAGCGTCGTTCTTGCCCCAAGTGATCGATGCGATGGTCAAAGTGCCGGATGCGCTGTCGCTGGCGGCCATGCATTACCTGGCCGGGCGCCTCGGGCGGCGGGTGGGTGGTTCCAGCGGGACCAACCTGATCGGCGCCCTGGTGGCGGCGCAGCAGATGAAAGCGGCGGGGGAATCGGGTTCGATCGTGGCGATCTTGTGTGATGGCGGCGAGCGGTATGCAACCACCTATTACGATCAGGCGTGGCTTACCGCGCAGGGTTACGAGCTGGGCAGTTTGATCGCGGCCGTTGCGGCGAGTGTGGAGCGGGGGGAGCCTCTGCCGGACAGCATCTTGCGAGCCAATATCTGA